The following are from one region of the Lacinutrix sp. Bg11-31 genome:
- a CDS encoding Fic family protein: MQKPPYTITSKILKLITSISEKIGAINANYINKPSPTLRKQNKIRTIHSSLKIEGNTLSEIQITALLENKKVVGPKKDVEEVLNAIAVYNNLAHYKPNSEVSFLKAHKQLMKGLVSKAGTYRTESVGIAKNNTIEHIAPPFSNVPFLIKNLFEYLKNDDEIALIKCCVFHYELEFIHPFLDGNGRMGRLWQTIILMHKYPVFAYLPFETAISENQESYYNVLGECDKLGNSTKFIEYMLDIINTSIDTLLDFNSKIFSAEDRLQHFLSVNKKTFSRKDYMSVFKDISSATASRDLKKGIEIKYFIKTGEKNKTRYLLLEK; the protein is encoded by the coding sequence ATGCAAAAACCACCTTACACCATTACTTCTAAAATTCTGAAATTAATTACTTCAATTTCAGAAAAAATTGGTGCTATTAATGCAAACTATATTAATAAACCATCTCCTACTTTAAGAAAACAAAATAAGATAAGAACCATTCATTCTTCATTAAAAATAGAAGGCAATACGCTAAGCGAAATACAAATAACAGCTTTACTTGAAAACAAAAAAGTAGTTGGTCCAAAAAAAGATGTTGAAGAAGTTTTAAATGCAATCGCTGTTTATAATAATTTAGCGCATTACAAACCAAACAGCGAAGTTTCTTTTTTAAAAGCACACAAACAGTTAATGAAAGGCTTGGTTAGCAAAGCTGGAACGTACAGAACAGAAAGTGTTGGTATTGCAAAAAACAACACCATAGAACATATTGCTCCTCCTTTTTCGAATGTGCCTTTTTTAATAAAAAATCTTTTCGAGTATTTAAAAAATGATGACGAGATAGCATTAATAAAATGCTGTGTGTTTCATTATGAGTTGGAATTTATTCATCCTTTTTTAGATGGTAATGGTAGAATGGGACGCTTATGGCAAACCATAATATTAATGCATAAATATCCTGTGTTTGCTTATTTACCGTTTGAAACAGCCATTAGCGAAAACCAAGAAAGCTATTATAATGTTTTAGGCGAATGCGACAAATTAGGCAACTCGACAAAATTTATAGAATACATGTTAGACATCATTAATACATCTATAGATACTTTACTCGATTTTAATAGTAAAATATTTAGTGCTGAAGATAGATTACAGCATTTTCTATCTGTAAACAAAAAAACCTTTTCAAGAAAAGATTATATGTCTGTTTTTAAAGATATTTCTTCTGCAACTGCAAGTCGTGACTTAAAAAAAGGCATCGAAATAAAGTATTTTATAAAGACAGGGGAAAAAAATAAAACAAGGTATCTCCTTTTAGAAAAGTAA
- a CDS encoding type II toxin-antitoxin system ParD family antitoxin — MGKNTSISLGDYFEEFISHEVKSGRYSSVSEVIRSALRLLESEEKKERELIKALEVGEKSGFVDNFNPKENLAKLHTQNS; from the coding sequence ATGGGAAAAAATACATCTATATCTTTAGGAGACTATTTTGAAGAATTTATAAGTCATGAAGTAAAATCTGGCAGATATAGTTCTGTTAGTGAGGTTATTCGTTCTGCATTGCGTTTACTAGAAAGCGAAGAAAAAAAAGAGCGAGAACTCATTAAAGCACTTGAGGTTGGTGAAAAAAGTGGTTTTGTAGACAATTTCAACCCAAAAGAAAACTTAGCTAAGTTACATACTCAAAACTCATGA
- a CDS encoding methyltransferase, which produces MISDIIINKPAPFLPEQPLVQFNRSININRTIKGLEAGKPVMITEFYSNGLDLLKALHKHLNGKFPNETFQEQRDYRLAYKELAKLIYIKIVDHKLTVKKAPAIGWLKELYPEDDNFLLPFTKVQGLNSAWQWHKNGIILPVLRNKIHPFYGVYFPTRFDHLILFDNWLKRYEGPKKSAIDVGIGSGVLSFQMVKHGFQKVFGTDTNPNAIVGLAETLGDTKMSRKIELDFAPLFGKFEKQTELIVFNPPWLPAAHDLDKNDEAIYYKDTLFPEFFAEAEKRLLPGGKLVIIFSNMAEITEVAKEHPIKKELAEGGRFKLENCLTRKVKLASDKTKRDQNWRAEEVVELWELVNA; this is translated from the coding sequence ATGATTTCTGATATAATTATAAACAAACCAGCACCTTTTTTACCAGAACAGCCATTAGTGCAGTTTAATCGCTCTATTAACATTAATCGTACGATTAAAGGATTAGAAGCTGGTAAACCTGTAATGATAACAGAATTTTATAGCAACGGTTTAGATTTGCTTAAAGCGTTACACAAGCACTTAAACGGAAAGTTTCCTAACGAGACTTTTCAAGAGCAGCGCGATTATCGTTTGGCTTATAAAGAGTTAGCAAAGCTTATTTATATAAAAATTGTTGACCATAAATTAACCGTTAAAAAAGCACCTGCTATTGGTTGGTTAAAAGAATTATATCCAGAAGATGATAATTTTTTATTACCATTTACTAAAGTCCAAGGATTAAATAGTGCTTGGCAATGGCATAAAAACGGAATTATACTTCCTGTATTACGAAACAAAATACATCCTTTTTATGGTGTGTATTTTCCAACACGATTCGATCATTTAATACTGTTCGATAATTGGTTAAAACGTTACGAAGGACCAAAAAAATCTGCAATAGATGTTGGTATTGGTTCTGGAGTGTTGTCTTTTCAAATGGTAAAGCATGGTTTTCAAAAAGTGTTTGGTACAGATACAAACCCAAATGCTATTGTTGGTTTAGCAGAAACATTAGGTGATACCAAAATGTCTAGAAAAATAGAACTAGATTTTGCGCCTCTTTTTGGAAAGTTTGAAAAACAGACCGAATTGATTGTTTTTAATCCGCCTTGGTTACCTGCTGCTCACGATTTAGATAAAAATGACGAAGCTATTTATTATAAAGACACGTTGTTTCCTGAGTTTTTTGCTGAAGCTGAAAAAAGACTATTACCAGGTGGTAAGTTGGTTATTATATTCTCTAATATGGCAGAGATTACTGAGGTTGCAAAAGAGCATCCTATTAAAAAGGAACTTGCAGAAGGCGGACGTTTTAAATTAGAAAACTGTTTAACACGTAAAGTAAAATTGGCTTCAGATAAAACAAAACGCGATCAAAATTGGCGTGCTGAAGAAGTTGTGGAACTTTGGGAGTTGGTGAATGCTTAG
- a CDS encoding aminotransferase class III-fold pyridoxal phosphate-dependent enzyme, whose amino-acid sequence MLNTIKNWFDFEIIDLKILNGYDNVNYLLKTTSDKYIFKTYTFTEDLLALIEAENSVLNALNKNSSFPQPITFSDGEFIKITEINGVKTICRLLTFLDGTFLGDAPHTPELITSIGTFTAQMDIELLKLNNYVLKARQWEWDLQYLNLNKKYIKDIDNASDRNLVSYFFQQYEFYVTPIISELRKSIIHNDVNEWNVLVKNNSISGLIDFGDLAHSPLINEVAIAITYACYDKDEPLAWAIHFIKGYHSILPLEQKELDILYYLIAGRLCTSVCNSAHAKKIDPENVYASVSEENAWNTLNKWVRINPIHAKNEFYKAAGFNIETPKPISDLIKERHKLTSPILSLSYDNPIYMKGSAFQYMYDGYGNTFLDAYNNIPHIGHAHPEITKIAAQQIGTLNTNTRYLFDAFPEYAKALLSKFPKELDTVFFVNSGSAASDLAIRLANTHTKQNTIMVIEHGYHGNTQMAIDISHYKYGNKKGQGEKNHIIKAEIPDTYRGQYTKNDGTAGKQYAKDAIVKIESSHSKISAFITEPVVGCGGQVPLAKGYLKAIYPAIRKQGGVCISDEVQTGFGRLGDYFWGFEAQEVIPDIVILGKPIANGHPMGAVVTTKAIADSFGKGVEFFSSFGGNPVSCKIALTVLQEIENSQLQQNAKLVGDYYLSLFKKLKEKHTCIGDVRGSGLFIGVEIIKENNIEPNTKLAHYIKNELRNRFILISTDGPHDSVLKTKPPLCFTKENAKQVVDTIDAVLNLYYKKE is encoded by the coding sequence ATGTTAAACACCATTAAAAACTGGTTTGATTTTGAAATAATTGATTTAAAAATACTGAATGGTTATGATAATGTCAATTATCTTTTAAAAACTACTTCCGATAAATACATTTTTAAAACCTACACGTTTACAGAAGACCTATTGGCTTTAATTGAAGCAGAAAATAGCGTTTTAAATGCGCTAAACAAGAACTCTTCTTTTCCACAACCTATTACTTTTAGTGATGGTGAGTTTATAAAAATTACAGAAATTAATGGCGTAAAAACCATCTGTAGATTATTAACTTTTTTAGATGGCACTTTTTTAGGAGATGCACCACATACTCCAGAATTAATAACTTCTATTGGTACTTTTACAGCACAAATGGATATTGAACTTTTAAAGCTAAACAACTACGTTTTAAAAGCGAGACAATGGGAATGGGACTTGCAATACTTGAACCTTAATAAAAAATACATTAAGGATATTGATAATGCAAGCGATAGAAACTTAGTCTCCTATTTCTTTCAGCAATATGAATTTTACGTAACTCCAATTATTTCTGAATTACGAAAATCTATTATTCATAACGATGTTAATGAGTGGAATGTTTTAGTGAAAAACAATAGCATCTCGGGACTCATTGATTTTGGCGATTTAGCACATTCTCCTTTAATAAACGAAGTTGCTATTGCTATAACATATGCTTGTTATGATAAAGACGAGCCTTTAGCATGGGCAATTCATTTTATAAAAGGTTATCATAGTATTCTTCCTTTAGAACAAAAAGAATTAGACATCTTGTACTATCTTATTGCTGGCAGATTATGTACAAGTGTTTGTAATTCGGCACACGCCAAAAAAATAGATCCAGAAAATGTTTACGCTTCAGTTAGTGAAGAAAACGCATGGAATACGCTTAATAAATGGGTAAGAATAAACCCGATTCATGCAAAAAACGAATTTTATAAGGCTGCAGGTTTTAATATTGAAACTCCAAAACCGATAAGCGATTTAATAAAAGAACGTCATAAACTAACGAGTCCAATATTATCGTTAAGTTACGATAATCCTATTTATATGAAAGGTTCTGCTTTTCAATATATGTATGATGGTTACGGAAACACTTTTTTGGATGCGTATAATAATATTCCGCATATTGGTCATGCACATCCTGAAATCACAAAAATAGCTGCGCAACAAATTGGAACATTAAATACAAACACCAGATATTTATTTGATGCTTTTCCGGAATATGCCAAAGCATTACTCTCTAAATTCCCAAAGGAATTAGACACTGTTTTCTTTGTGAATTCTGGTAGTGCAGCAAGCGATTTAGCCATAAGACTTGCCAATACACATACCAAACAAAATACAATAATGGTTATAGAACATGGCTATCATGGCAATACGCAAATGGCCATAGATATTAGTCATTATAAGTACGGAAATAAAAAAGGTCAAGGCGAAAAGAACCACATTATTAAAGCCGAAATTCCAGATACTTATAGAGGTCAATACACAAAAAATGATGGTACTGCTGGTAAACAATATGCTAAAGATGCAATTGTAAAAATTGAAAGTAGCCACTCTAAAATTTCAGCATTTATTACAGAACCTGTAGTTGGCTGTGGAGGACAAGTGCCATTAGCAAAAGGGTATCTGAAAGCTATTTATCCAGCAATTAGAAAACAAGGTGGTGTTTGTATAAGCGACGAAGTACAGACTGGCTTTGGACGTTTAGGAGATTATTTTTGGGGATTTGAAGCGCAAGAGGTTATTCCGGATATTGTGATTCTTGGAAAACCCATTGCTAATGGCCATCCAATGGGTGCTGTTGTTACTACTAAAGCAATTGCAGATTCATTTGGTAAAGGTGTAGAATTTTTTAGTTCTTTTGGAGGCAATCCAGTGTCTTGTAAAATAGCATTAACGGTTTTACAAGAAATTGAAAATAGCCAACTACAACAAAACGCTAAACTGGTTGGTGATTATTATTTATCTCTTTTCAAAAAATTAAAAGAAAAACACACTTGTATTGGAGACGTGCGTGGTTCTGGATTATTTATTGGTGTTGAAATAATAAAAGAAAATAACATAGAACCAAATACTAAACTGGCACATTATATTAAAAATGAATTAAGAAACCGTTTTATTCTTATTAGCACAGATGGTCCTCACGATAGTGTGCTAAAAACGAAACCTCCTTTATGTTTTACAAAAGAGAATGCAAAACAAGTTGTAGACACAATCGATGCTGTATTAAATTTATATTACAAAAAAGAATAA
- the rplM gene encoding 50S ribosomal protein L13, whose product MDTISYKTISANKATVDKQWVLIDADGQTLGRMCSQVARLLRGKHKPSFTPHVDCGDNVIVINAEKITLSGNKWNDKSYIRHTGYPGGQRSLTATELFGKDPSRLVEKSVKGMLPKNKLGAALFRNLTVVTGTKHAHEAQKPTVINLNEFK is encoded by the coding sequence GTGGATACAATAAGCTACAAAACCATTTCAGCCAATAAAGCAACTGTCGATAAGCAGTGGGTTTTAATTGATGCTGATGGTCAAACTTTAGGGCGTATGTGCTCTCAAGTCGCAAGACTTTTAAGAGGTAAGCACAAGCCAAGCTTCACACCTCACGTTGATTGTGGAGATAACGTAATCGTTATCAACGCAGAAAAAATCACGTTATCAGGAAACAAGTGGAATGACAAATCGTACATTCGTCACACAGGTTATCCAGGTGGTCAAAGAAGTTTAACTGCTACTGAATTGTTCGGAAAAGATCCGTCAAGATTAGTAGAGAAATCTGTAAAAGGAATGTTACCTAAGAACAAATTAGGAGCAGCACTTTTCAGAAATTTAACTGTTGTTACAGGAACTAAGCACGCTCACGAAGCGCAAAAGCCTACAGTAATTAACTTAAACGAATTCAAGTAA
- a CDS encoding type II toxin-antitoxin system RelE/ParE family toxin — protein sequence MSKIKYRISKQAITDLNSIWVYTLHKWFKKQADRYYNLIIDEIEFISKNYLSGKSVDQTRKNYRVTKIKSHLIFYRKTDNETIEIVRILHQKMDVKKLLNT from the coding sequence ATGAGTAAAATCAAGTATCGCATAAGTAAACAAGCGATTACAGATTTAAATAGTATTTGGGTTTATACACTACATAAATGGTTTAAAAAACAGGCAGATAGATATTACAACTTAATAATTGATGAAATAGAATTTATATCTAAAAACTATTTAAGTGGAAAATCTGTGGACCAAACACGTAAAAATTATCGTGTAACAAAAATAAAATCACATCTTATTTTTTACAGAAAAACAGATAATGAGACTATTGAAATTGTTAGAATTTTACATCAAAAAATGGATGTAAAAAAACTGCTTAACACGTAA
- a CDS encoding YgiQ family radical SAM protein produces the protein MQELQLSDWLPTTNKEVKIRGWEELDVILFSGDAYVDHPSFGPAVIGRILESYGLRVAIVPQPNVKDNLQDFVKMGKPKLFFGVTGGCMDPMLSNYNANKKRRDKDAYTPNGDIGFRPDYATTVYSNILKDKWPDTPILIGGIEASLRRVTHYDFWSDKLMPSILETSKADMLVYGMGEQPLREVVRLLQKGVPFSSITTVLQTAVLLNADAKIPKNSNWEDVEIASHEICLEDKKKYAANFKVIEQESNKLAARRIFQKVGDKTLMINPPCPTMTEAEIDASFELPYTRMPHPKYNKRGPIPAYEMIKFSINIHRGCFGGCSFCTISAHQGKFIASRSQESVLREVDTVANMPDFKGYLSDIGGPSANMYQMKGKVQSICDKCVAPSCISPVICSNLDTSHKPLTDLYQAVDKHPKIKKSFIGSGIRHDMLVPEFNKNADPKELDAYTEEVMTKHVSGRLKVAPEHTSDPVLKLMRKPSFKYFHKFKERFDKINVAKKLKLQLIPYFISNHPACEVEDMANLAAETKDMGFQLEQVQGFTPTPMTVATVIYYSGYHPYTLKKVNTPISQKEKDEQHRFFFWYKEENKAWIKKTLNKLGREDLLKVLLPDKDDKWRKNKPTGETKNTYNDAIPFNKRKTKAKFKSKDKKR, from the coding sequence ATGCAAGAACTACAACTATCAGATTGGTTACCTACCACTAACAAAGAGGTGAAAATACGCGGCTGGGAAGAACTAGACGTTATCCTATTTAGTGGTGATGCCTATGTGGATCACCCATCATTTGGGCCTGCAGTAATTGGTCGTATTTTAGAAAGTTATGGCTTGCGTGTTGCCATAGTACCACAACCTAATGTAAAAGATAATCTTCAGGATTTTGTAAAAATGGGGAAACCAAAATTATTTTTTGGTGTTACAGGTGGTTGTATGGATCCTATGCTTAGCAATTATAATGCTAATAAAAAAAGAAGAGATAAAGATGCGTACACTCCAAATGGAGATATTGGTTTTAGACCAGATTACGCAACAACAGTATATTCTAATATTTTAAAAGACAAATGGCCAGATACTCCTATATTAATAGGTGGTATTGAAGCGTCATTACGTCGTGTAACACATTACGATTTTTGGAGCGATAAACTAATGCCTTCTATTTTAGAAACCTCTAAAGCAGATATGTTGGTTTACGGAATGGGAGAACAACCATTGCGAGAAGTCGTACGTTTATTGCAAAAAGGAGTGCCTTTTTCTAGTATTACAACAGTTTTACAAACTGCTGTTTTATTAAATGCAGATGCTAAAATTCCTAAAAATAGTAATTGGGAAGATGTAGAAATCGCTTCGCACGAAATTTGTTTAGAGGATAAGAAAAAGTATGCAGCAAACTTTAAGGTTATAGAGCAAGAATCTAATAAGTTAGCAGCGAGACGTATTTTCCAGAAAGTAGGAGATAAAACATTGATGATTAATCCGCCTTGTCCTACAATGACGGAAGCCGAAATCGATGCCTCTTTCGAGTTACCTTACACAAGAATGCCACATCCAAAGTATAATAAGCGTGGACCAATTCCTGCTTACGAGATGATTAAGTTCTCGATAAACATACATCGTGGTTGTTTTGGTGGTTGTAGTTTTTGTACAATTTCTGCACATCAAGGTAAGTTTATTGCCTCTCGTAGTCAAGAATCTGTATTACGTGAAGTGGATACTGTAGCAAATATGCCAGATTTTAAAGGTTACTTATCCGATATTGGTGGACCAAGTGCCAACATGTATCAAATGAAAGGTAAAGTACAATCTATTTGCGATAAGTGTGTTGCACCTAGTTGTATTTCACCAGTAATATGTAGTAATTTAGATACTTCACATAAGCCATTAACCGATTTATATCAAGCGGTAGATAAACATCCAAAAATTAAGAAATCGTTTATAGGTTCTGGTATTCGTCATGATATGTTGGTTCCTGAATTTAATAAAAATGCAGATCCAAAAGAGTTAGATGCTTATACTGAGGAAGTAATGACTAAACACGTTTCTGGAAGGCTAAAAGTAGCACCAGAACACACTAGTGATCCTGTTTTAAAATTGATGCGTAAACCATCGTTTAAATACTTCCATAAATTTAAAGAACGTTTCGATAAAATTAATGTAGCAAAGAAATTAAAGCTTCAATTAATACCATACTTTATATCTAATCATCCTGCTTGCGAGGTCGAAGATATGGCAAACCTAGCTGCCGAAACTAAAGATATGGGTTTCCAGTTAGAGCAAGTACAAGGTTTTACACCAACACCAATGACGGTTGCTACTGTAATTTATTATAGTGGTTACCATCCATACACGCTTAAAAAAGTAAATACACCTATTTCGCAAAAGGAGAAAGACGAACAACACCGTTTTTTCTTTTGGTATAAAGAGGAGAATAAAGCGTGGATAAAAAAGACTTTAAATAAATTAGGCCGTGAAGATTTACTAAAAGTACTACTTCCTGATAAAGACGATAAATGGCGTAAAAACAAACCTACAGGTGAAACTAAAAACACCTATAATGATGCTATTCCTTTTAATAAACGAAAGACTAAAGCTAAGTTTAAGAGTAAGGATAAAAAGAGATAA
- the rpsI gene encoding 30S ribosomal protein S9, which produces MEVLHKIGRRKTAVARVYLKEGKGNITINKKDIKDYFDTATLQYKVNQPLVLTDNAETFDISVNVFGGGITGQAEAIRLAISRAMCEINPEHRLVLKPEGLLTRDPRMVERKKFGQKKARKKFQFSKR; this is translated from the coding sequence ATGGAAGTATTACACAAAATTGGTCGTCGTAAAACGGCAGTTGCTCGTGTTTACCTTAAAGAAGGTAAAGGAAATATCACGATTAACAAAAAAGACATTAAAGACTACTTCGATACAGCAACGTTACAGTACAAAGTAAACCAACCGTTAGTATTAACTGACAATGCGGAGACTTTTGACATTAGCGTAAATGTATTTGGTGGTGGTATTACTGGTCAAGCAGAAGCTATCCGTTTAGCAATATCTCGTGCAATGTGCGAAATCAATCCTGAACATAGATTAGTGCTTAAGCCAGAAGGTTTATTAACTAGAGATCCAAGAATGGTGGAACGTAAGAAATTCGGACAGAAGAAAGCCCGTAAGAAATTCCAATTCTCTAAGCGTTAA
- a CDS encoding DUF3427 domain-containing protein, with protein MNQGIYEELITQLVSENLDKLDKNKFYLKKTVLDKEEASIVLSKHLAKTLKHAFQLIKGKAELQIEIANKIIKLLKDELNKQEFNNDLINVEGEILKAVFSKTDAHFSNIDLRLKEITPYTRLTQSELFTGGNGGLSLESELKKEILSSNEICLLVSFIKFKGIIILEKELREFTERGGKLKVITTTYIGATDYKAIQLLSKLPNTEVKISYNTSNERLHAKAYLFYRNTGFHTAYIGSSNFSRSALTDGLEWNLKVTTKEVSHIIDKFQKTFDAYWQSDDFELFDDSIHKEKLQEALKQSKLSKPYANTATFFDIKPFPYQNEVLEKLEVERTVHNRHRNLVVAATGTGKTVISAFDYKRFKQNNKSAKLLFLAHRKEILQKSLSTFQGVLRNNNIGELWVDGMVPDNFEFVFASVQSVNNQFKKHNLTPEYYDYIIIDECHHQTANSYREIINYFKPKVLLGLTATPERMDGGDILEDFDNKIAAEIRLPEAMNRKLLCPFQYFGITDSIDLTTVNWVRGKYVASELTNLYTESDRRVREILDALEKYTKDINNVRALGYCVSMEHAKFMAEKFTLAGSKADYLTSKNSKDRDFIRQKLEKKEINYLFVVDMFNEGIDIPEIDTVLFLRPTESLTVFLQQLGRGLRLHEDKDCLTVLDFVGNSKPEYNFESKFRALIGKTNTTVLKEVEDDFPHLPLGCSIILEKKTKETILKNISAATSLNKNKLIQKIQQFQHDTNLPLTLSNFTAFYNIPLESIYKRGSWKRLCQLAGRIDDFTSENEKSIISAISKKWFSTNSLSYFTFILKIANQNFKVVQSELNTNEKTMLLMLHYDVWQKEGGFKSIEKSINQIGLNTVLVEEIKEVLELLIEKIDFKELPIQLPYQQPLKLHARYTRDQILSAFRFSDFHKKSSNREGTALNKDLKTEILFINLVKSEENFSPTTMYDDYAVNELLFHWQTQNSARPDKGKGLSYIKHKEEDKKILLFVREKAKNQFGNSLGYVFIGDGDIKDYYGSKPMSINWKLSEPMPNYLWKDAAKLSVG; from the coding sequence ATGAATCAAGGAATTTACGAAGAATTAATAACCCAATTAGTATCTGAAAACTTAGACAAACTTGATAAAAATAAATTCTACTTAAAAAAAACTGTCTTAGATAAAGAAGAAGCTTCAATTGTTTTATCTAAACATTTAGCAAAAACTTTGAAGCACGCTTTTCAGCTTATAAAAGGTAAAGCAGAGTTACAGATTGAAATTGCTAACAAAATAATTAAATTACTTAAAGACGAATTAAACAAACAAGAGTTTAATAACGACTTAATTAATGTTGAAGGTGAAATTTTAAAAGCAGTATTTTCTAAAACAGATGCTCATTTTTCAAATATAGATTTAAGACTAAAAGAAATAACTCCATACACAAGATTAACACAAAGCGAATTATTTACAGGAGGTAATGGTGGACTATCATTAGAAAGCGAACTCAAAAAAGAGATTCTTTCTTCAAATGAAATATGCTTGCTAGTCTCTTTTATAAAGTTTAAAGGAATTATAATTCTTGAAAAAGAATTGAGAGAATTCACAGAACGTGGCGGGAAACTAAAAGTAATAACAACCACTTATATTGGAGCAACAGATTATAAAGCAATTCAATTACTTTCGAAGCTTCCAAACACAGAAGTAAAAATATCTTACAACACAAGCAACGAAAGACTACACGCAAAAGCATATCTTTTTTATAGAAACACAGGATTTCACACTGCATATATAGGTTCTTCAAATTTTTCTAGGTCTGCATTAACTGATGGTTTAGAATGGAATTTGAAAGTTACAACGAAAGAAGTCAGTCATATAATTGACAAATTTCAGAAGACATTTGACGCCTATTGGCAAAGTGATGACTTCGAGTTATTTGATGATTCTATTCATAAAGAAAAGCTTCAGGAAGCACTAAAACAAAGTAAGCTTAGTAAACCTTATGCAAATACAGCTACTTTTTTTGACATAAAACCATTTCCTTATCAAAATGAGGTGTTAGAAAAATTAGAAGTAGAAAGAACTGTACATAATAGACATCGCAATCTTGTAGTTGCAGCTACAGGAACTGGAAAAACAGTAATTTCCGCATTCGACTACAAACGTTTCAAGCAAAATAATAAATCAGCAAAACTACTTTTTCTTGCTCACAGAAAAGAAATACTTCAAAAATCACTTTCAACGTTTCAAGGTGTTTTACGAAATAACAACATTGGTGAATTATGGGTTGATGGGATGGTTCCTGATAATTTTGAATTTGTATTTGCTTCAGTTCAATCTGTAAATAACCAATTTAAAAAGCACAATTTAACTCCTGAATATTATGATTACATTATTATTGATGAATGTCATCACCAAACTGCAAATAGTTATAGAGAAATAATAAATTATTTCAAACCAAAAGTTTTACTTGGTTTAACTGCAACTCCTGAAAGAATGGATGGTGGAGATATTTTAGAGGATTTTGACAATAAAATTGCTGCAGAGATTAGATTACCTGAAGCAATGAACAGAAAGCTACTATGTCCATTTCAGTACTTCGGAATTACGGACAGTATCGACTTAACTACTGTTAATTGGGTTAGAGGTAAATATGTTGCTAGTGAGCTAACGAATTTATATACAGAAAGCGACAGAAGAGTTAGAGAAATACTTGATGCGTTAGAAAAATATACAAAAGACATAAATAATGTTAGAGCTTTAGGATATTGCGTGTCTATGGAACATGCCAAATTTATGGCTGAAAAATTTACATTGGCAGGCTCAAAAGCAGACTACCTTACAAGTAAAAACAGTAAAGACAGAGATTTTATTCGTCAGAAATTAGAAAAAAAAGAAATTAATTATCTATTTGTTGTCGACATGTTTAACGAAGGAATTGACATACCTGAAATAGATACAGTCCTGTTTTTAAGACCCACAGAAAGCTTAACAGTATTTCTACAACAATTGGGCAGAGGATTAAGATTACATGAAGACAAAGACTGTTTAACTGTTTTAGACTTTGTTGGAAATTCAAAACCAGAGTATAATTTTGAAAGTAAATTTAGAGCATTAATAGGTAAAACAAACACGACTGTTTTAAAAGAAGTTGAAGATGATTTTCCTCACCTTCCTTTGGGCTGCTCTATTATATTAGAAAAAAAGACAAAAGAAACAATTCTTAAAAATATATCTGCCGCAACATCTTTAAATAAGAACAAATTAATTCAAAAAATTCAACAATTTCAGCATGATACAAACCTACCATTAACACTTAGTAATTTTACTGCTTTTTATAATATTCCATTAGAATCAATATACAAAAGAGGTAGTTGGAAACGCTTATGTCAATTAGCAGGAAGAATAGACGACTTTACTTCAGAAAACGAAAAATCAATTATTTCTGCTATTTCTAAAAAATGGTTCTCTACAAACTCTTTAAGTTACTTTACTTTCATTTTAAAAATTGCTAATCAGAATTTTAAAGTAGTACAATCAGAATTAAATACCAATGAAAAAACTATGCTTTTAATGTTACATTATGATGTTTGGCAAAAAGAAGGTGGTTTTAAATCAATAGAAAAAAGTATAAATCAAATTGGATTAAACACCGTATTAGTTGAAGAAATAAAAGAAGTATTAGAATTATTAATTGAAAAAATAGATTTCAAAGAACTACCTATTCAACTACCATATCAACAACCATTAAAACTACATGCGCGTTACACTAGAGATCAAATACTTTCGGCTTTTAGATTTAGTGATTTTCATAAAAAATCATCAAATAGAGAAGGGACTGCTTTGAATAAAGATTTAAAAACTGAAATATTGTTTATTAATCTTGTGAAATCAGAAGAAAATTTTTCTCCCACGACAATGTACGATGATTACGCAGTAAATGAATTATTATTCCATTGGCAAACACAAAACTCAGCAAGACCTGATAAAGGAAAAGGTTTATCCTATATAAAACATAAAGAGGAAGATAAAAAAATCCTGCTTTTTGTGAGAGAAAAAGCAAAAAATCAATTTGGCAATAGTCTAGGCTATGTATTTATTGGAGATGGTGATATAAAAGATTATTATGGCTCAAAACCAATGAGTATCAATTGGAAGCTAAGCGAACCTATGCCAAATTATTTATGGAAAGATGCTGCCAAACTCTCTGTTGGTTAA